CCCCCGCGTGACGGCCCCGCACGAGGTCCGCCGGACCTCCGCCGGTCGTCCGTCCCAGGGCGAGGGCGAGAGGGTCCGGCTGATGGCCGATGCCGCCCGGACCATCGACGCACCCGACCTCGTGATCGCGCTCAGCCACCGGGGCCGACGGGTCTACCAGCTCGACGGAGGCGTGCAGCCGGGCAACGCACCCCGCTACGAGCTCGGTTCCGCTTCCAAGCCCTTCACCGGGCTGCTCCTGGCCGCACTCGTCGCGGCGGGCCGGCTGCGGTACGAGGACTCGGCGGCCGAACTGCTGGCCCCCGGCCAGCCCGTGCATCCCTCCGTACGCGCCATCACCCTGCGCCATCTGATCACCCACACCTCGGGCCTCCCCGCGCTGCCGGCCGATTTCTACCCACAGGCGCTGCCCCGGTGGTCGACCGCGCCGTACAGCCGCTACCCCGCCGACCGCGTCGTCCGGGCCTTCCTGCGCGCCCGCCCGCGCCACCGGCCGGGCACCCGCTGGCACTACTCGAACTTCGCGGTCTCCGTACTCGGTCACACCCTGGCCGCCGCCACCGGAACCCCCTGGGAGGCGCTGCTCCAGCAGGAGGTGCTGGACCCGCTCGGCCTGCACGACACGCGACTGCGACCGAGCCCGCCGCCCGGCGACGCCGTGGGGCACCGGCGCGACGGAAGACCGCTGCCCGCGCTGGACACCGGCGGCTTCAACGCCGCCGGAGCGGTCCGGGCGACGCCCCCGGACCTGCTCACGTTCCTGGAAGCGCACCTCCCGGCAACCGCTGCGCCCACGCGCCCGCCGGCCGCCGCGTTCTCGGACGTACGGCAGCCTCTGCTGCGGCGCGGGCTGCGCCACGCCCATACGCACACGCTCACCTGGTTCCGCCATGCGTCAGCGCGCGGGCCGGTCTGCTTCCACGCGGGAGCCACGCTCGGACAGCAGATGTTCCTCGGATTCCGCCCGGACACCGGTACCGCGGTGGCGGCGATGTGTACCCGGCGGGTTCACCGGACGGACCCGTTCATCGCGACGATTCACGAGCTGCTGACGGAGAAGCTCTGACCGTTGGCGTTCGAACCGCGCACAAGCTGCTGCACCTGGAGGAAGGCCGGCTCCGCCGGACCCCAGGAATGACCAAGGGCCGGTTTCGGATTTCTCCGAAACCGGCCCTGATCCACGACTGTCTCCAGTCGGGACGACAGGATTTGAACCTGCGCCCCCTTGACCCCCAGCGCTATCGCGCCCACCGTGTGGTCCCCGACGGGTCCCCGGACAGCAGGACGCGGTCGTCACCGTCGTAGGTGAGGGTGCTGGCGGGTTCAGCCCGTCGGGGTCCAGGACGTGCACGGCCTGACCACGCTGTCCAACGCCTACCCCCTGCCGGACGTCTGGCCTCCACCACCGATGCCATGACTCCGGCAACCTGCCCGACCGAGCGGTCGCCCGTCTGCACAGTCCGACGATCTCGGCCTTGAACTCCGGCGTGAACGAACGACGAAGGCGTGGCTTCTTCCTCCCCATGCTCTCCATGGTGGACATCCTGCCGGGGCTGAACCCCAGATCTCGAATGTCCGTCAAAGCGGATCGAGCCCACCGGCCACCCTCGCTCCGGGACGCGGCCTGTGACGCGGAGGGATTCCGCCACAGCCCTGCGCACCTCTGGGCCGGCGAGGGAGCAGATGTGCGGGGTCGACGGGCGGAATGTATCCGCTGTGTATGCCCGCCTCCTTGAATCGCCGTGTCACCCGACGCACGACGACAAGGGGAGAACCATGCACAGGAATTTCCGCCGGTCGCTGATCACCGTGAGCGCGGTCGCGGCCACCGTGTTCACCGTTCCCACCGCTGTCGCGGCGCCGGTCGCGAACTCGTCGGAAGCCGCCATTGCCGCACGGCCCGCCTTCAAGATGCCCTTCGAGTGCAACCAGACATGGCTCGGCAACAACTGGTCGGGGCACAGTCCCGCGCACTCGATCGACTGGAACCACTACGACGCGAACGGCACCCCGGACGACCTGGGCCGCCGGGTGTTCGCCAGTGCCGGTGGCACGGTCCTCGAGTCGTACTACTCGACGGGCGCCGGATACGGGAACACGATAGTCATCGGTCACGGGGGCGGCTGGCAGACACGGTACGCCCATCTGAGGACTCGTTCGGTGACCGCGGGCGCCACGGTGAACGTGGGCCAGCTGATCGGCGAGGTCGGCAACACCTCGGCCCTCTACGACATCTCCCCGCACCTCCACTACGAGCAGAAGCACGACGGAGCGGTCGTCGTCGCGGTCGTCCAGGGTGTCACGTGGAGCGACTACCTCAGGCGCAACCAGGTCAGCAACAACAGATGCTGACACACCGCCGGGTGTCGGCGGGAGGACCGACCGGCACCGATGACCCCCTGTGCCAGATGTGGGTGCGGACGGCGGTCGCACCCACACCTGTTTCCCTCGGTGCCGCTCAGAGGCTATCGAGTGGCCTCTGAGCGGCATGCGAACGCGGTCCGGTGCGTGCGATTCCAGGGCGGAGAGGGAGGCGACGCGGCACGTCGCCGCCTCACGACAACACGGGAAGCGTGCGTGCCGGCCGCCCGGCCGGAGGTCACCCGACAGCCTCTCAGCGCATGGAGCGGAGTTTGGCGTCCACCAGTCCGGCCTCATCGGGCAGGCCCAGGCGGCGCCAGGTCGCGAGGGATCGGTTGAAGTAGTGCCGCGCGGTCTGCTTGCGGCCGGTCGCGTTATGCAGCTCGCCCAGCAGGCCCGCCACCCGGGCCTCGGCGCGGCGGTCCCCGAGCTGCTGCTGCACAGCGAGTGCACCGATCAACAGCGCCGACGCCTCACCGGCGTCGCCCTGCCGCAAGCACAGTTCCGCGATGCTCTGCTGCACGTACGCGGCGCAGTGCAGGTCGGCCAACTCGTCGAAGATGCCGAGGGCTCGCTCCAGCTCGCCACGCGCCGCCCGCGGTTCGCCACGAAGTTCGTGCAGCATTGCGACCCTGCGGCGCACCTGTGCCTCGCGGTGCCGGTCCCCGTCGGCACGGGACAGTTCCAGGGCCCCTCGCAGCCAGCCGTCCGCGGCCTCCGGGTCCTTGCGCTCCAGCCAGACGGAGGCGATCGCGTTGCGTGCCACCGCCTCGCCGTGCCGGTCGCCGTACGCGGCGAAGTCCTTGAGCGCGGCGGTGAACGTCCCGAGCGCGGCGCCGAGATCACCCACGATCCGGTGGACCGAGCCGGAGCCCACCGCGGCGATCGCTTCCCCCGTGGGGTGTCCGAGCTCAGCGAAGAGCGCCCTGGCCCGGTCGAAGGAGGCGAGCGCGTCCGGATACCTGTCCTGGTAGAGATGAAGCTGGCCGAGGTTGCGCAGCAGGGAAGCAGCCCTGACGTCGTCGTGGTGCGGCATGGCGTCGAGCACGAGCCGGTGGGTCCGCAGCCATTCCCCGTAGTAGCCGCGCATGTCGAAGAAGCCCGCCAGTTCGATCGCCAGGTCGGCGGCCCTGTCAGTCCGCCCGAGCCGGACTGCCGCGTCGACGGCGGCGACGAGGTTGCGGTGCTCGCTCTCGAACCAGTCCACGGGCCGGGCGCGCACCATGAGGACGACATCGTGCGCCGGTCCGTCCGGCAGACCCCGCTCATCGGGCTCGCCCAGCACACCGAGGAAGCGGGTGGGCATGGCAGCGTTGGCGGAGCGGGCGAGGGCGGTGAGCGCGTCTATGACCCGCAGGCGCCGCCGCAGCCGAATCTCCTGATTGTCCGTCAGGACCAGTTCCCGGGCGTAGCACCGCAGTAGGTCGTGCATGCGGTAACGGTTCAGGCCGAGACGGTCTCTGCCGACGACTTCGACGAGGTGTTCGTCGAGCAGGGTGTCCAGACCCCCCGCCGTCTCACTTTCGCACCCCGTCGCAACGGCGACGAGCCAGCCCGGGACGGCGTCGTCGGGCAGGTCTCCGAACGTGCGGAAGGCGGTGGCGGCGGGCTCGGGCAGATGGCGGTAGCTGAGTTCGGCGCCGGCCCGCACCTCCAGCTCGCCGAAGCGGACCGCCCCGAGGCGACCGCGCTCGTCGCGCAGCGAGTCGGCCAGCGTGCCGGCGCTCCAGCCGGGCCGGTTCACGAGCCGGGCGGCCGCGATCCGTACCGCCAGCGGAAGTGATCCGCACTCGGCGAGGACACGGTCGGCGTCGGCCACCTCCCGGCGCAGCCGGTCCGCGCCGACGATGGCCCCGAACAGGGCGCGGGCATCATCGTGCCGCATCAGCCCGAGCGGGCAGGCACGCGCCGGCAGGCCGGGCATCCGGCGCCGCGAGCTGACCAGCACCGCCGAACCACCGGTGCCCGGAAGCAGTGGGCTCACCTGCGCGCTGTCCAGGGCGTCGTCGAGCACGATGAGGAAGCGCCGCTGGGCCAGGCGGGAACGGAACATCGCGGCGCGTTCGCCCGGTTCACCGGGTATCGCACTGTCGATGGCGCCCAGGCCACGCAGCATCTCGGCCAGGACGTCCGCCGGCTCACGGGGGCACTCGCTCGTTCCGGCCAGGTCGACGAAGAGCTGCCCGTCCGGGAACAAGTCACGCACCCGGTGGGCGACATGCACAGCCAGCGTGGACTTCCCGACACCCGGCGGGCCCGACACCGCCGCGACCACGGGCTGCCGGCCAGCGGTGGACAGTAACTCCTCCAGGTCGGCGACCTCGACGGCGCGTCCGGTGAAGTCGGGTATGTCCATCGGGAGTTGACAGACGGGCATGGGCGTTGCCACGCGATGGCGGGCGGGGTAGCCGTTGACCTCGGCGCCGATGGCCCGCAGCGGTTCGCTCGGCTCCATCCCCAGCTCTGCGGCGATCACCTGCTCGGCCTCGGCGTACGCGGACCGCGCCTCGGCGCTGCGGCCCGCGTCGTGCAGCGCGTGCACGAGCATCCGCCACAGGTCCTCCCGCAGAGGGCTCTCGGTCAGCCGGGACCGCAGGCCGGAGACCAGGTGGGCGTAGTCCCCGAG
This genomic interval from Streptomyces sp. NBC_00464 contains the following:
- a CDS encoding serine hydrolase domain-containing protein, with the protein product MADAARTIDAPDLVIALSHRGRRVYQLDGGVQPGNAPRYELGSASKPFTGLLLAALVAAGRLRYEDSAAELLAPGQPVHPSVRAITLRHLITHTSGLPALPADFYPQALPRWSTAPYSRYPADRVVRAFLRARPRHRPGTRWHYSNFAVSVLGHTLAAATGTPWEALLQQEVLDPLGLHDTRLRPSPPPGDAVGHRRDGRPLPALDTGGFNAAGAVRATPPDLLTFLEAHLPATAAPTRPPAAAFSDVRQPLLRRGLRHAHTHTLTWFRHASARGPVCFHAGATLGQQMFLGFRPDTGTAVAAMCTRRVHRTDPFIATIHELLTEKL
- a CDS encoding M23 family metallopeptidase codes for the protein MHRNFRRSLITVSAVAATVFTVPTAVAAPVANSSEAAIAARPAFKMPFECNQTWLGNNWSGHSPAHSIDWNHYDANGTPDDLGRRVFASAGGTVLESYYSTGAGYGNTIVIGHGGGWQTRYAHLRTRSVTAGATVNVGQLIGEVGNTSALYDISPHLHYEQKHDGAVVVAVVQGVTWSDYLRRNQVSNNRC
- a CDS encoding AfsR/SARP family transcriptional regulator, coding for MGEPTFGVLGPLQVRAHGVPVRIGGAKPRAVLATLLLQPNGFVSLDLLTEVLWPGGAPRSAVANVRTYVRTLRLRLPPTAVDGLRTEPSGYSLGVEPGEVDMLLFEQHLASARAARDRGEDTAALRAYEMALRLWRGGMLQDVPSSVVWDPAITRMEGLRSIAVDECLELRLRLGDYAHLVSGLRSRLTESPLREDLWRMLVHALHDAGRSAEARSAYAEAEQVIAAELGMEPSEPLRAIGAEVNGYPARHRVATPMPVCQLPMDIPDFTGRAVEVADLEELLSTAGRQPVVAAVSGPPGVGKSTLAVHVAHRVRDLFPDGQLFVDLAGTSECPREPADVLAEMLRGLGAIDSAIPGEPGERAAMFRSRLAQRRFLIVLDDALDSAQVSPLLPGTGGSAVLVSSRRRMPGLPARACPLGLMRHDDARALFGAIVGADRLRREVADADRVLAECGSLPLAVRIAAARLVNRPGWSAGTLADSLRDERGRLGAVRFGELEVRAGAELSYRHLPEPAATAFRTFGDLPDDAVPGWLVAVATGCESETAGGLDTLLDEHLVEVVGRDRLGLNRYRMHDLLRCYARELVLTDNQEIRLRRRLRVIDALTALARSANAAMPTRFLGVLGEPDERGLPDGPAHDVVLMVRARPVDWFESEHRNLVAAVDAAVRLGRTDRAADLAIELAGFFDMRGYYGEWLRTHRLVLDAMPHHDDVRAASLLRNLGQLHLYQDRYPDALASFDRARALFAELGHPTGEAIAAVGSGSVHRIVGDLGAALGTFTAALKDFAAYGDRHGEAVARNAIASVWLERKDPEAADGWLRGALELSRADGDRHREAQVRRRVAMLHELRGEPRAARGELERALGIFDELADLHCAAYVQQSIAELCLRQGDAGEASALLIGALAVQQQLGDRRAEARVAGLLGELHNATGRKQTARHYFNRSLATWRRLGLPDEAGLVDAKLRSMR